A stretch of Amblyraja radiata isolate CabotCenter1 chromosome 6, sAmbRad1.1.pri, whole genome shotgun sequence DNA encodes these proteins:
- the lrrc32 gene encoding transforming growth factor beta activator LRRC32 has translation MLKRGFHFSLPTLSIESASKPGTMKLSAALLLVTFTGIAATFRPGDLAPCRTIEAEALCQNKSLDDIPVGLPLDIWKLDLSVNRIQKLSLENLAQYGSIQHLDLESNHLEFIQPGSFARLPYLEVLNLAHNFLDQSKGGLGSLPRVRSLELSRNRLYTGMVEGFLQDAPSLERVSLARNSITKLSGGTFRGSPSLTHVNLTHNIIIEIESGAFQPLANLSVLDLAMNSIPCITGFDLKQLQVLNLSRNSIEVFLMEESDEEYHLRWLDLSDNNLPSFPVFPKRNRLRHLDLSRNSIQGLSLEALSIRSECPERRLDQVLRANKTRTTPPAHLSDLVYLDLSYNEITSIPWEFFRGMKSLRFLNLSKNCLKGFVVDQPHILNSLVELDLSSNAMQNLSLASRSFHRLRYLYLQDNNLHSLPCDIFSGLSSIHFLRLQNNDINVCQGLPRHHNHLDDCMFFSGISTMRYLYLHNNNIRYLPPHAFHQTPLVELDLSMNFGIDIHPEGFSGLEVPLTYLSLGGNGLSSLSVNLSHFANLRTLDLSHNQLSEFLVTARNLSLENVDLRNNTLGGLEERSMEMLNGTLRTLQLSGNPFNCCRAAWVRWLAQVDVVDRWSVQCRYPDVSGHSLAYLFSARPGLCQDKPRDRPTWAVLILILVTSLLGFATILACCLVHRQRVNKMILHHVKT, from the exons GAACTATGAAACTCTCGGCTGCCCTCCTTCTGGTGACCTTTACGGGCATAGCTGCGACATTTCGACCTGGAGATCTCGCTCCCTGCAGGACG ATCGAGGCAGAAGCCTTGTGCCAGAACAAGTCCCTCGACGACATTCCCGTGGGCTTACCGCTTGATATATGGAAGTTGGATCTCTCTGTCAACCGCATCCAGAAGCTGTCGCTGGAGAATTTGGCCCAGTATGGCTCCATCCAACACTTGGACTTGGAATCCAATCATCTGGAGTTTATTCAGCCGGGGTCCTTTGCCCGGTTACCATACTTGGAAGTGTTGAACCTTGCCCACAACTTCCTGGACCAGAGCAAGGGTGGCCTTGGGAGTTTGCCCCGCGTGAGGAGCTTGGAGTTGTCCAGGAACAGACTGTACACGGGCATGGTGGAGGGGTTCCTGCAGGACGCCCCCTCGCTCGAGCGAGTGTCCTTGGCTAGGAACAGCATCACCAAACTCTCGGGGGGCACGTTCCGAGGGAGCCCTTCGTTGACGCACGTGAACCTGACTCACAACATCATCATCGAGATAGAGTCGGGGGCATTCCAGCCGCTCGCTAATCTGTCCGTCCTCGATCTCGCCATGAACTCCATCCCCTGCATCACCGGCTTCGACCTCAAGCAGCTCCAGGTCTTGAACTTGAGTAGAAACAGCATCGAGGTCTTCCTCATGGAGGAATCCGATGAGGAGTACCACCTCCGGTGGTTGGACCTCAGTGACAACAACCTACCCTCTTTCCCGGTCTTCCCCAAGAGGAACCGGCTCAGGCACCTGGACCTGTCGCGCAATTCCATCCAGGGGTTGTCCCTGGAAGCCCTCAGCATTAGGTCGGAGTGTCCCGAAAGAAGGCTGGACCAGGTCCTCCGAGCTAACAAAACGCGGACCACCCCACCAGCCCACCTCTCCGACTTGGTGTACCTGGACCTGAGCTACAACGAGATAACTTCCATCCCTTGGGAGTTCTTCCGTGGCATGAAGTCGCTGCGGTTCCTCAACCTGAGCAAGAACTGCCTCAAGGGCTTTGTGGTGGACCAGCCGCACATTCTCAACTCCTTAGTGGAACTGGACTTGAGCTCCAACGCCATGCAGAACCTCTCCCTTGCCAGCCGCAGTTTCCACCGCCTCAGGTATCTCTACCTCCAGGACAACAACCTTCACAGCCTGCCTTGTGACATCTTCAGTGGCCTCTCGAGCATCCATTTCCTTCGTCTCCAAAACAACGACATCAATGTTTGCCAGGGGCTGCCCCGACACCACAACCACTTGGATGACTGCATGTTCTTCTCTGGGATCAGCACAATGAGGTACTTGTATCTCCACAACAACAACATTAGGTATTTGCCACCTCACGCCTTCCATCAGACGCCCTTGGTAGAGTTGGATCTATCGATGAATTTCGGGATCGACATCCATCCTGAGGGATTCTCCGGTCTTGAGGTCCCGCTGACCTACTTGTCCTTGGGAGGCAACGGCCTGTCCTCACTGAGTGTCAACCTGTCTCACTTTGCCAATCTCCGGACGTTGGACTTGTCCCACAACCAGCTGAGCGAATTCCTAGTCACCGCCAGGAACctctccctggagaacgtggacctaCGCAACAACACGTTGGGAGGCCTGGAGGAGAGGTCCATGGAGATGCTGAACGGGACGCTGAGGACCTTGCAGCTGTCCGGCAACCCGTTCAACTGCTGCCGGGCCGCCTGGGTGAGGTGGCTGGCCCAGGTGGACGTGGTGGACAGGTGGTCGGTgcagtgccgctacccggacgtaagCGGGCACTCGCTTGCCTACCTGTTCAGTGCCCGACCAGGCCTCTGCCAAGACAAGCCCAGGGACCGGCCAACCTGGGCCGTCCTCATCCTGATATTGGTGACTAGTCTCCTGGGATTCGCCACCATCCTGGCCTGCTGCCTGGTCCACAGGCAACGGGTCAACAAGATGATCCTCCACCACGTCAAAACCTAG